One genomic window of Salvelinus alpinus chromosome 9, SLU_Salpinus.1, whole genome shotgun sequence includes the following:
- the LOC139530323 gene encoding E3 ubiquitin/ISG15 ligase TRIM25-like isoform X2, with translation MAQQGVLLDQDQFCCSVCLDLLKEPVTTACGHSYCWRCIEDCWDKNVLKGVYSCPQCRQTFTPRPTLRKNNMLAEVVEKLKKTVLQAATPPTLCYAGPGDVACDFCTGTRKQKALMSCLACLASYCETHLQPHYEVPAFKKHKLIKATSQLQEKICSHHDKLLEFYCRTHQQCICMLCVMDVHKGHDTVSAAAERTEKQKQLGMSQQKVQQRVQKREKELKELQQAVESLKHSAQAAVEDTEKIFTQLIRSIERRCSEVKELIRAQEKAQVSQAEGLLEQLKQEIAELRKRNAELDQLSHTEDHIHFLQSYQSLSSPSVSSDFPSITVRPLQFFGYWMFCLQSPRPENSSYNIPVSSHWTQTQHVKNSF, from the exons ATGGCTCAGCAAGGAGTTCTCCTGGATCAGGACCAgttctgttgttctgtctgtctggatctaCTGAAGGAGCCAGTCACTACTGCCTGTGGACACAGTTACTGTTGGAGGTGTATTGAGGACTGCTGGGATAAGAATGTTCTGAAAGGGGTCTATAGCTGTCCCCAGTGCAGACAGACCTTCACTCCAAGGCCTACTCTGAGGAAAAATAATATGTTGGCTGAGGTAGTTGAGAAACTGAAGAAGACAGTACTCCAGGCTGCTACCCCTCCTACTCTGTGCTATGCTGGACCTGGAGATGTGGCGTGTGATTTCTGCACTGGGACCAGAAAGCAGAAAGCCCTCATGTCCTGTTTGGCGTGTTTGGCCTCTTACTGTGAAACTCACCTCCAACCTCACTATGAAGTTCCTGCCTTTAAGAAGCACAAATTGATTAAAGCCACATCTCAACTACAGGAGAAGATCTGCTCTCATCATGACAAACTGCTGGAGTTTTACTGTCGTACACATCAGCAGTGTATCTGTATGCTGTGTGTGATGGATGTACATAAAGGCCATGATACAGTGTCAGCTGCAGCAGAGAGAACTGAGAAACAG AAGCAACTGGGGATGAGTCAGCAGAAGGTCCAGCAGAGAGtccagaagagagagaaggagttgaAGGAGCTCCAACAGGCTGTGGAGTCTCTCAAG CACTCTGCACAGGCAGCAGTGGAGGACACTGAGAAGATCTTTACTCAGCTGATCCGCTCCATTGAGAGAAGGTGCTCTGAAGTGAAGGAGCTGATCAGAGCCCAAGAGAAGGCTCAAGTGAGTCAGGCTGAAGGACTTCTGGAGCAACTGAAGCAGGAGATAGCTGAACTGAGGAAGAGAAACGCTGAGCTGGAccagctctcacacacagaggaccACATCCATTTCCTGCAG agttatcagtctctctccagtcccaGTGTATCTTCAGACTTTCCCAGCATCACTGTCCGTCCTCTTCAGTTCTTTGGATAT TGGATGTTTTGCCTACAGAGCCCAAGACCAGAGAACAGTTCTTACAAT attcctgtcagctcacactggacccaaacacagcaTGTGAAGAACTCTTTCTGA
- the LOC139530323 gene encoding tripartite motif-containing protein 16-like isoform X1: MAQQGVLLDQDQFCCSVCLDLLKEPVTTACGHSYCWRCIEDCWDKNVLKGVYSCPQCRQTFTPRPTLRKNNMLAEVVEKLKKTVLQAATPPTLCYAGPGDVACDFCTGTRKQKALMSCLACLASYCETHLQPHYEVPAFKKHKLIKATSQLQEKICSHHDKLLEFYCRTHQQCICMLCVMDVHKGHDTVSAAAERTEKQKQLGMSQQKVQQRVQKREKELKELQQAVESLKHSAQAAVEDTEKIFTQLIRSIERRCSEVKELIRAQEKAQVSQAEGLLEQLKQEIAELRKRNAELDQLSHTEDHIHFLQSYQSLSSPSVSSDFPSITVRPLQFFGYVSKTVSELREKLEYFLKGEWTKISTTVDVLPTEPKTREQFLQYSCQLTLDPNTACEELFLTEGKRKVIFTDQAQPYPNHPDRFTNYYQVLCREGLSGCCYWEVEWSGHWVHTAVSYKDISRTRAGHAFGSNDKSWSLGCSMGGYRFIHNNVVTNVPGPWSSRVGVYLDHKAGTLSFYSVSDTMTLLHRVHTTFPQPLYPGFRLYGANDTAELCKLW, from the exons ATGGCTCAGCAAGGAGTTCTCCTGGATCAGGACCAgttctgttgttctgtctgtctggatctaCTGAAGGAGCCAGTCACTACTGCCTGTGGACACAGTTACTGTTGGAGGTGTATTGAGGACTGCTGGGATAAGAATGTTCTGAAAGGGGTCTATAGCTGTCCCCAGTGCAGACAGACCTTCACTCCAAGGCCTACTCTGAGGAAAAATAATATGTTGGCTGAGGTAGTTGAGAAACTGAAGAAGACAGTACTCCAGGCTGCTACCCCTCCTACTCTGTGCTATGCTGGACCTGGAGATGTGGCGTGTGATTTCTGCACTGGGACCAGAAAGCAGAAAGCCCTCATGTCCTGTTTGGCGTGTTTGGCCTCTTACTGTGAAACTCACCTCCAACCTCACTATGAAGTTCCTGCCTTTAAGAAGCACAAATTGATTAAAGCCACATCTCAACTACAGGAGAAGATCTGCTCTCATCATGACAAACTGCTGGAGTTTTACTGTCGTACACATCAGCAGTGTATCTGTATGCTGTGTGTGATGGATGTACATAAAGGCCATGATACAGTGTCAGCTGCAGCAGAGAGAACTGAGAAACAG AAGCAACTGGGGATGAGTCAGCAGAAGGTCCAGCAGAGAGtccagaagagagagaaggagttgaAGGAGCTCCAACAGGCTGTGGAGTCTCTCAAG CACTCTGCACAGGCAGCAGTGGAGGACACTGAGAAGATCTTTACTCAGCTGATCCGCTCCATTGAGAGAAGGTGCTCTGAAGTGAAGGAGCTGATCAGAGCCCAAGAGAAGGCTCAAGTGAGTCAGGCTGAAGGACTTCTGGAGCAACTGAAGCAGGAGATAGCTGAACTGAGGAAGAGAAACGCTGAGCTGGAccagctctcacacacagaggaccACATCCATTTCCTGCAG agttatcagtctctctccagtcccaGTGTATCTTCAGACTTTCCCAGCATCACTGTCCGTCCTCTTCAGTTCTTTGGATATGTGAGTAAGACTGTGTCTGAGCTGAGAGAGAAACTAGAATACTTCCTTAAAGGAGAATGGACAAAGATCTCGACTACAG TGGATGTTTTGCCTACAGAGCCCAAGACCAGAGAACAGTTCTTACAAT attcctgtcagctcacactggacccaaacacagcaTGTGAAGAACTCTTTCTGACTGAAGGGAAGAGAAAGGTCATCTTTACAGATCAAGCCCAACCATATCCTAACCATCCAGACAGATTCACCAACTACTACCAGGttctgtgtagagagggtctgtctggatgctgttactgggaggtggaGTGGAGTGGGCACTGGGTTCATACAGCAGTCTCATATAAAGACATCAGCAGAACAAGGGCAGGTCATGCATTCGGATCCAATGACAAGTCCTGGAGTTTAGGGTGCTCTATGGGTGGTTATCGTTTCATACACAATAATGTTGTGACTAATGTACCAGGCCCTTGGTCCTCCAGAGTGGGAGTGTACCTGGATCACAAGGCAGgtactctgtccttctacagCGTCTCTGACACAATGACCCTCCTCCACAGAGTCCACACCACATTTCCTCAGCCCCTCTATCCTGGGTTTCGTCTCTATGGAGCTAATGATACTGCTGAGCTGTGTAAACTGTGGTAG